The window CCGGAATATTGCAGTTGAACTCATATCTTAGCCTCTGTCACCGGAACTGCATTGCAGTTGGCGTCCTTCGGGAGCAGGCGCGAGAGATGTGCGAGGAAGGTCGCCTGCCACGGTCTGGCGCGCGAGAGCCGGAGCATCGGCTGTCGTCCCGCTGCCCCCAGGATCGCCCCGCACGCAAAGAGGGTAGTCCGGAGCGTCGCCAGGGTCCGGATCGGACGCTGCCCGAGGTGCCGCTGAAACTCCCCGATCAGGTTGTGCAGCAGACAGAGGAATCGCAGAACCGCCTCGGTCGCCGAGAACCGCTGAGAGCAGAACCCGTCGGCCCCGAAGGCGTGCTTGAGTTCCTTGATCCGATTCTCGCTATCGGCTCGCCCATTGTAGATCCGCCAGACCTCCTCCGGCGCGAGCGTAAGGGTTGTCACGACAGCGTGGAAGCGGTAGCCAGGCACCTGGAGCAGGACCCGACCGCGGGCGTCGGGACGGACCGCCAGCACTTCTCGGACGACGACGATCCGTCTGGCTCGCACCCATCGCTTCGCTTGAAACTGCAGCTCGGCCACCTCCAAGCCCGGCGCGAAGGGCTGAAACGTGAGGCCGTAGACGCCCGCCTGCAGCAGGCTCGTGAAGCGCGCAACGATGGCGTAGGGCAACTCGGCGGCCTCCAGGGCCGTCAGGATCGCGTTGTCGAAGAACCCGCTGTCAGCTCGGACGAGGGCGAGCGTGACTCGCCCGGCACACAGCGCCAGCGCCTCGGCGAGGAAGGCCGTCGCTCCACGGGCCGAGGCGGTGTTGCCGCTGCGCAGCCAGACGTGGGCAATACAGCGCGCCTCCGCGAGCATCGCGAAGAGCGGGTGATGCGAGGGGCGACCGCGCTTCTTCGGGTTATAGCCCTTCAGAGCCCCCTCTTGGGTGCCGTAGCGCTCCACGACGCTGGAGTCCAGATCGAGGGTGTAGCCCTGTGATTGCGCGGGCAGTCGATCGAGATGCCACGTCCACAGCGGTTCGAAGGTCTCGGTGATCGCCTTCGGAGTGAACCGTCGGAAGAAGCGGGTGAACGTGGCCGTACTCGGGAACCGACGGAGGCCAAAGAGCTGTTGGACGGGGACATCCGCTTGGAGGACAGCGAGTTGCGCAAAGCGGCGCGCCCCGGCCAAGACGCCGGCGAGAAACGCGAGGACGATGTGATGCGATGGGGTCGCATTGGGCGAGGTCAGGACGAACGGAAGCGTCTCCGCGAGCTTGCCGGCCAGCCCGATCCGCTGGGCGAAGGCGACGAAAAGCGCCACGCCCCCAAAGGCCGTCACGGGTTTGTCGGTGAAGGTGATTCCGATTGCTTTGGAGCCATCCAACGGGGTAACCTGTGCCTGCATCGTTTTGTCCCTCCATTGTGTACGTGGTTGGTGAGCGAACCCCACGATACCAAAGGGTCACGGACAAAACGATGCTTTTTTAACTGCAATGTTTGGGCTCAGTTCAACGGAATTCATCGCTGAGTCCGTCCAAAACAAGTCAGGCAAGAACAAGGGCAAACGGAGTCTGTGGTTCAACGGGAAGAGGCGGAACAAGCAGACTGGCGCAGTCGAGGAGCACTGTAAAGATCGGTACTTGAAGTACGTTGTGGAGAACTTCGGGCGACTCCACGAGGCACGCCAATAACTATATGAACCCGTCGCTGAGCGCGCGACTGTTTGGGCAAAGCTCCCGGCCAGACCGCACCTGCCTCGGGTTATGCGGAGCATGCGGCTTCAAGAATCATCTTGACGCGCGCTTCGAGGTCCGTTACCAAATGGTCCGAATATGAGGATAGCGGGCGATCCTCTCATCGCGGGTGGCCAGGGGAAAGCCCAGGGTGAGCGCGGTGGCGATGATGATCCGATCTGCAGGATCCGAATGGAGCGGGTCGGGCAACTGGACCGATTTGAGGGCAATGGTGTTATCCACGGGTACGAAGTGGACAAACGGCAGGGCCTCGGACTTGGCTACCCAGTCGACCACCCCCATGGTCAGTTGCAGGCGGCCTCTGGCGGTAAGCTGGGCCACTTCCCAGACGCTTATCGACGACAGATAGATGGCGCTCTGCTGCACGCTCTCGTCGATGATTCGACGCGCCTTGAAGGAAAGCGGTGTGCTGCCGCTGACCCACCAGACCCAGACGTGCGTGTCCAGCACGATCACTGCAGGGCGTCCCAGTCTTCTTCGCCTACCGGTTCTGTAGGTCTCTTGTAGCTCAGCACGCTGTGGCGGAGGGGCTTCAACCACGCTTCAGGATCCTCCGCGTAGGGCACGACCTTCAGAACCGGTTTGCCGTGATCAGTAATAGTAAGCGCCCGCCCGGTTGTCTGCACCTGCCGGAAGTATTCGAGAGCCCGGGGTTTGAAGTGTGACTTCGATACGACGGTTTTCATGCCAGTAAAGCCTCCGCTATAACAATCTAATGACTATGGTCTTATTACCATAGTCATTATCAATGTCAAGAAAAAA of the Candidatus Methylomirabilota bacterium genome contains:
- a CDS encoding IS1380 family transposase yields the protein MQAQVTPLDGSKAIGITFTDKPVTAFGGVALFVAFAQRIGLAGKLAETLPFVLTSPNATPSHHIVLAFLAGVLAGARRFAQLAVLQADVPVQQLFGLRRFPSTATFTRFFRRFTPKAITETFEPLWTWHLDRLPAQSQGYTLDLDSSVVERYGTQEGALKGYNPKKRGRPSHHPLFAMLAEARCIAHVWLRSGNTASARGATAFLAEALALCAGRVTLALVRADSGFFDNAILTALEAAELPYAIVARFTSLLQAGVYGLTFQPFAPGLEVAELQFQAKRWVRARRIVVVREVLAVRPDARGRVLLQVPGYRFHAVVTTLTLAPEEVWRIYNGRADSENRIKELKHAFGADGFCSQRFSATEAVLRFLCLLHNLIGEFQRHLGQRPIRTLATLRTTLFACGAILGAAGRQPMLRLSRARPWQATFLAHLSRLLPKDANCNAVPVTEAKI
- a CDS encoding type II toxin-antitoxin system VapC family toxin; its protein translation is MIVLDTHVWVWWVSGSTPLSFKARRIIDESVQQSAIYLSSISVWEVAQLTARGRLQLTMGVVDWVAKSEALPFVHFVPVDNTIALKSVQLPDPLHSDPADRIIIATALTLGFPLATRDERIARYPHIRTIW
- a CDS encoding type II toxin-antitoxin system Phd/YefM family antitoxin, whose amino-acid sequence is MKTVVSKSHFKPRALEYFRQVQTTGRALTITDHGKPVLKVVPYAEDPEAWLKPLRHSVLSYKRPTEPVGEEDWDALQ